A part of Streptomyces sp. NBC_00557 genomic DNA contains:
- a CDS encoding CapA family protein, protein MNRRSRTLLSLLTPLSLLAAVSGCGLLSDDAQGGGRSFTVAAAGDILMHPELVDQARKDAQRTGKGVDGMDFGPMMAGIKPVISKADLAICHFEPVMGPAQGPFAGFPDFQVPPQQAKTIKDIGYDTCSTASNHTLDHGYDGVKRTLDALDAAGLKHTGSARTEKEADTPLIMDVKGVKVAQLSYAYGFNEPHRLPKDKPWLANLQDLGRIRAAEQRARKAGAEVVILSLHWGREHHPEPSAAQLSFARQIARNTGINLVVGHHAHVVEPLEKVGGTWISYGLGNQIARHEVPTGLTEEGVIAWFTFTEHGKGHWDVQPRFEPTLLTIPPDAENVRDGGTADRTGEDAKDYRLLDVPAALRDDHGLSDAQRARLRLAFERTEGTLLNRGAGADGLKPLTPLPA, encoded by the coding sequence GTGAACAGACGTAGCCGGACCCTGCTGTCCCTGCTGACCCCGCTCTCCCTGCTCGCCGCCGTCTCGGGCTGCGGCCTCCTCTCCGACGACGCCCAGGGCGGCGGGCGCTCCTTCACCGTCGCGGCCGCCGGGGACATCCTCATGCACCCCGAACTGGTCGACCAGGCGCGCAAGGACGCGCAGCGCACCGGCAAGGGCGTGGACGGCATGGACTTCGGGCCGATGATGGCCGGCATCAAGCCGGTGATCAGCAAGGCGGACCTGGCGATCTGCCACTTCGAGCCGGTGATGGGCCCGGCGCAGGGCCCCTTCGCGGGCTTCCCCGACTTCCAGGTGCCGCCGCAGCAGGCGAAGACCATCAAGGACATCGGCTACGACACCTGTTCCACCGCCTCCAACCACACCCTCGACCACGGCTACGACGGTGTGAAGCGCACCCTGGACGCCCTGGACGCCGCCGGCCTGAAGCACACCGGCTCCGCCCGCACCGAGAAGGAGGCGGACACCCCGCTGATCATGGACGTCAAGGGCGTCAAGGTCGCGCAGCTCTCCTACGCGTACGGCTTCAACGAGCCGCACAGGCTGCCGAAGGACAAGCCCTGGCTGGCCAACCTCCAGGACCTCGGCCGGATCAGGGCCGCCGAGCAGCGGGCCCGCAAGGCCGGCGCCGAGGTGGTGATCCTCTCCCTGCACTGGGGCCGCGAGCACCACCCGGAACCGTCGGCCGCGCAGCTCTCCTTCGCCCGGCAGATCGCCCGGAACACCGGCATCAACCTGGTCGTCGGCCACCACGCGCACGTCGTGGAGCCGCTGGAGAAGGTCGGCGGGACCTGGATCTCCTACGGGCTCGGCAACCAGATCGCCCGGCACGAGGTGCCGACCGGTCTGACCGAGGAGGGCGTGATCGCCTGGTTCACCTTCACCGAACACGGCAAGGGTCACTGGGACGTCCAGCCGCGTTTCGAGCCGACGCTGCTGACGATCCCGCCGGACGCGGAAAACGTCCGCGACGGCGGCACCGCCGACCGCACCGGCGAGGACGCCAAGGACTACCGCCTGCTGGACGTGCCGGCCGCGCTCCGCGACGACCACGGACTCTCCGACGCCCAACGGGCCCGGCTGCGGCTGGCCTTCGAGCGCACCGAGGGCACCCTCCTCAACCGCGGCGCGGGTGCCGACGGACTCAAGCCGCTCACCCCGCTGCCCGCATAG
- a CDS encoding NTP pyrophosphohydrolase — MTDPSGAGREPLPLLVVDGANVVGSVPDGWWRDRRSAAERLRDRLAPLARTGVPGLPGPLELVLVVEGAARGVASVPGVRVEDAPGSGDDRIVDLAAAAGDRPCLVVTADRELRRRVREHGAEVTGPRTVLG, encoded by the coding sequence ATGACGGATCCCTCGGGCGCCGGGCGTGAGCCCCTGCCCCTGCTCGTCGTCGACGGCGCGAACGTCGTGGGCTCGGTGCCCGACGGCTGGTGGCGGGACCGCCGGAGCGCCGCCGAGCGCCTGCGCGACCGGCTGGCGCCGCTCGCCCGGACCGGCGTGCCCGGCCTGCCCGGTCCGCTGGAGCTGGTCCTGGTGGTGGAGGGCGCAGCCAGGGGCGTGGCCTCGGTGCCCGGGGTGCGCGTCGAGGACGCGCCGGGCAGCGGCGACGACCGCATCGTGGATCTCGCGGCGGCGGCCGGCGACCGCCCGTGCCTCGTCGTCACGGCCGACCGGGAGCTGCGCCGCCGGGTCCGGGAACACGGGGCCGAGGTCACCGGGCCGCGTACGGTACTGGGCTGA